One window of the Shewanella cyperi genome contains the following:
- a CDS encoding DUF3626 domain-containing protein, translated as MANVKPSVTANLKPSVTANQKSSPLNTAATYPAIDSIRRYALEQRESAQALIRNVLQMSDISPQRFNAAMDAIMTHGRIALHFHPDRLDCRGQMVAEGLFNDGLYRNQFETHVSNGLLSPEIGGPRDHWERAFFGSLCNDKAARPKYGALDLGLFADGPSPRFGSCYFLCSAAALQRSTFCYLDSYRTPREKGTLDCFELPMAALLSESFERGYALGQEGLPPPKLIAHLLEHLGQGDARQQVPGLNRPMSGNLDHYIEAQIHGPLSLTTDVDCLVADPSFRGTQVGELLVALCRRYALQLHWHGGRHLLPEQVPRDFRGATMPALARQVAIDGRVTAHAIGVAARKLGTHSGGGSSRHLEELKWLWHVLVRFGRPLAD; from the coding sequence CTCAAACCTTCGGTCACGGCTAATCAAAAATCCAGCCCACTCAACACCGCGGCCACTTATCCCGCCATCGACAGCATCCGGCGCTATGCCCTTGAGCAGCGGGAGAGCGCCCAGGCGCTGATCCGCAACGTGTTGCAGATGTCTGATATCTCCCCCCAAAGATTCAATGCCGCCATGGATGCCATCATGACCCATGGCCGCATTGCGCTGCATTTTCATCCCGATCGCCTCGATTGCCGCGGCCAAATGGTGGCCGAGGGCCTGTTCAATGACGGCCTGTATCGCAACCAGTTTGAGACCCATGTATCCAATGGCCTGCTGTCGCCCGAGATTGGCGGTCCCCGGGATCATTGGGAGCGGGCGTTTTTCGGCAGCCTCTGCAATGACAAGGCGGCCCGTCCCAAATACGGTGCCCTGGATCTGGGGTTGTTTGCCGATGGCCCCTCACCCCGTTTCGGCAGTTGCTACTTTCTGTGCTCTGCGGCGGCGCTGCAACGCAGCACCTTTTGTTACCTGGACTCCTATCGCACCCCCAGGGAAAAGGGCACCCTCGATTGTTTCGAGCTGCCGATGGCGGCACTGCTGAGCGAAAGCTTTGAGCGGGGTTATGCCCTGGGGCAGGAAGGATTGCCGCCGCCGAAACTGATAGCACACCTGCTGGAGCATCTGGGGCAAGGTGACGCACGGCAGCAGGTTCCCGGCCTGAACCGACCCATGAGCGGTAATCTGGATCATTACATTGAGGCCCAGATCCACGGCCCCCTGTCACTGACAACAGATGTGGACTGCCTGGTGGCCGATCCCAGCTTCAGGGGCACGCAAGTGGGGGAGCTGTTGGTTGCCCTTTGTCGCCGTTATGCGCTGCAATTGCACTGGCACGGGGGACGACACTTGCTGCCGGAGCAGGTGCCGCGGGATTTTCGCGGTGCAACCATGCCGGCGCTGGCCAGGCAGGTTGCCATTGATGGCCGGGTCACAGCCCATGCCATAGGTGTAGCGGCGAGAAAACTGGGTACTCATTCTGGTGGCGGCAGCAGCAGGCACCTTGAAGAGCTTAAGTGGCTCTGGCATGTGCTGGTGCGCTTCGGACGTCCCCTGGCGGACTGA